A single Arachidicoccus sp. BS20 DNA region contains:
- the infB gene encoding translation initiation factor IF-2 — protein sequence MAELKLPRLLAAAKEFNIGQDTLVEFLESKGFNKDELKPTAKLSEEQYYALQREFQSDKLAKDKADKIEIPKSAGAQQAEKKRKETEAVVVEEVQEPAVVEAPPVNIPEVKEEIPEEPAAVIEELPVIVPREETIPEVVEKIEEKIVEESKELPAEPQSDSSDNKTLKIEAPEIEGPKILNKIDLSAIDSSTRPKKTVKPKKAEVPAPVVKAEKKEKQPEIPVKPKEEKKIVITVKEEKTPEVVEAPVIENIRAAKLEGPKILGKIELPIDSDTRPKTSKDSGRKRKRIPIENKRNIPGSGDNRNSDSSHGRPFSRDNNGFQQGGRSGGAGQRPQHGGDNRHHGGRPQPARGGNRFAAEGQSEIDQKRIQDKIRETQAKLAGGSSGSKSSKIKANRRREKRQEMAEAMEALEKQDSKLQVTEFITVSELANLMDVSFADVISKCMGLGIMVSINQRLDAEVIELVAEEFGFEVEFIGLDDAEDDDAEDIIDNEEDLKPRHPIVTIMGHVDHGKTSLLDYIRRTKVASGEAGGITQHIGAYVVNVGEGKKITFLDTPGHEAFTAMRARGAKVTDIAVIVVAADDAVMPQTKEAISHAQAAGVPMIFAINKIDKDGANPQKIYEQLSQMNILVEEWGGKFQSQEISAKQGLNVDALLEKILLEAEVLELKANPDREAVGSVVEASLDKGRGYVATILVQNGTLHQGDLVVAGQYFGRMKAMFNELNQRINEAGPSIPVQVLGLNGAPQAGEKIRVYADESEAKEIANKRAQILREQGLRTRKHITLDEIGRRLALGNFKQLNIIIKGDVDGSVEALSDSLQKLSTEEIVVSVVHKAVGQISESDVLLATASDAIILGFNVRASSQAARLADTEGVEIKSYSIIYNAIEEVKSAMEGMLEPKVQEKEVATVEIREVYKFDKATVAGCYVLEGKVKREHKIRLFRDGILIYPRTEGAYAEFGSLKRFKDDVKEVAQGYECGLTLKNFTDIQVGDNIVAYEQEEIKRTL from the coding sequence ATGGCAGAATTGAAATTACCAAGGTTGTTGGCTGCTGCCAAGGAATTTAATATCGGGCAGGATACGCTCGTTGAGTTTCTTGAAAGCAAAGGATTTAACAAAGATGAACTAAAGCCTACGGCAAAATTGTCGGAAGAGCAGTACTATGCCCTTCAGCGAGAGTTTCAAAGTGATAAACTGGCGAAAGATAAAGCCGATAAAATAGAAATTCCCAAAAGTGCAGGCGCGCAGCAGGCGGAGAAAAAAAGAAAAGAAACTGAGGCTGTTGTGGTTGAGGAAGTACAGGAACCGGCAGTCGTAGAAGCGCCACCTGTAAATATTCCAGAAGTAAAAGAAGAAATACCGGAAGAGCCGGCTGCAGTTATAGAGGAATTGCCGGTTATTGTTCCCCGGGAAGAAACTATTCCTGAAGTTGTTGAAAAAATTGAAGAAAAGATTGTTGAAGAAAGCAAAGAATTGCCCGCAGAGCCGCAGTCAGATAGTTCAGACAATAAAACGCTGAAAATAGAAGCACCGGAAATCGAGGGACCAAAAATTCTTAATAAAATTGATTTATCGGCAATAGATTCTTCCACTCGTCCTAAGAAGACCGTAAAACCTAAAAAAGCAGAAGTTCCGGCACCTGTTGTAAAAGCAGAGAAAAAAGAAAAACAGCCTGAAATTCCTGTTAAGCCGAAAGAAGAGAAGAAGATTGTAATAACGGTTAAAGAAGAAAAAACGCCGGAAGTCGTAGAGGCACCGGTAATTGAAAATATCCGTGCAGCGAAGCTGGAAGGACCAAAAATTCTTGGAAAAATAGAACTTCCCATAGATAGCGATACACGCCCAAAAACATCAAAAGACAGTGGACGTAAGCGCAAGCGCATTCCTATTGAAAACAAAAGAAATATTCCGGGTAGCGGGGATAATCGAAATTCCGATTCATCCCACGGGCGTCCTTTCTCACGCGACAACAATGGCTTTCAGCAAGGCGGTCGTTCCGGCGGCGCAGGGCAACGTCCGCAACACGGCGGCGACAACCGTCATCATGGCGGCAGACCACAACCGGCTCGCGGCGGCAACCGTTTTGCAGCTGAAGGACAAAGCGAAATTGACCAGAAACGTATTCAAGATAAAATCCGCGAAACACAGGCTAAACTTGCAGGTGGTTCTTCCGGTTCAAAATCTTCCAAAATTAAAGCCAACCGCCGTCGTGAAAAACGTCAGGAAATGGCAGAAGCAATGGAAGCTTTGGAAAAACAGGACAGCAAATTACAGGTAACGGAATTTATTACCGTAAGTGAACTTGCCAATTTAATGGACGTAAGCTTTGCCGATGTTATCAGCAAATGTATGGGACTCGGCATTATGGTTTCCATTAACCAAAGATTAGATGCAGAAGTCATTGAACTCGTTGCTGAAGAATTTGGTTTTGAAGTAGAATTTATTGGTCTGGACGATGCAGAAGACGATGATGCGGAAGATATAATTGACAACGAAGAAGATTTAAAACCACGGCATCCCATTGTTACGATTATGGGACACGTTGACCACGGTAAAACATCGTTGCTCGACTATATTCGCCGTACAAAAGTAGCCAGCGGCGAAGCCGGCGGCATTACGCAGCACATCGGCGCCTATGTGGTAAATGTAGGCGAAGGCAAGAAAATTACATTCCTTGATACGCCCGGACACGAAGCGTTCACGGCGATGCGTGCACGCGGTGCAAAAGTTACGGATATTGCTGTAATCGTAGTAGCTGCGGACGACGCTGTGATGCCGCAGACAAAAGAAGCCATCAGTCATGCGCAGGCGGCAGGCGTACCAATGATTTTTGCTATCAATAAAATTGATAAAGACGGAGCAAACCCACAAAAAATATACGAACAGCTTTCACAGATGAATATTCTTGTGGAAGAGTGGGGCGGCAAATTCCAAAGTCAGGAAATATCTGCAAAGCAAGGCTTGAACGTAGATGCTTTGCTGGAAAAAATATTGCTGGAAGCAGAAGTGCTTGAATTGAAAGCCAATCCCGACAGGGAAGCTGTTGGTTCTGTTGTAGAAGCCTCTTTGGATAAGGGTCGCGGTTATGTGGCAACAATTTTGGTTCAAAACGGAACATTGCACCAGGGCGATTTGGTGGTCGCAGGTCAGTATTTCGGGAGAATGAAAGCCATGTTCAACGAATTAAACCAGCGTATCAATGAAGCGGGTCCGTCAATTCCGGTACAGGTGCTCGGGTTGAACGGCGCACCGCAAGCCGGCGAAAAAATTCGCGTATATGCCGACGAATCGGAAGCTAAAGAAATTGCTAACAAGCGCGCTCAGATTTTGCGTGAGCAAGGACTTCGTACACGTAAACATATCACGTTGGACGAAATCGGTCGCCGTTTGGCATTGGGCAACTTCAAGCAACTAAACATTATCATCAAAGGCGATGTGGACGGTTCTGTAGAAGCATTGAGTGATTCTTTGCAAAAACTTTCTACCGAGGAAATTGTAGTAAGTGTAGTGCATAAAGCCGTAGGACAAATTTCCGAGAGCGACGTACTGTTGGCAACAGCCTCCGACGCCATTATTCTTGGATTTAATGTACGTGCATCTTCACAGGCTGCAAGACTTGCCGATACCGAAGGAGTTGAAATTAAAAGCTATTCCATCATCTACAATGCGATTGAAGAGGTTAAGAGCGCGATGGAAGGAATGCTTGAACCGAAAGTTCAGGAAAAAGAAGTGGCTACGGTTGAAATACGTGAAGTATATAAATTTGATAAAGCAACTGTTGCCGGCTGTTATGTGCTGGAAGGAAAAGTTAAGCGTGAGCATAAGATTCGCTTGTTCCGCGACGGTATTTTGATATATCCGCGAACAGAAGGAGCTTATGCGGAATTCGGCAGTCTGAAGCGTTTTAAAGACGATGTAAAAGAAGTGGCTCAAGGTTATGAATGCGGATTAACGCTTAAAAACTTTACCGATATCCAGGTGGGCGACAACATCGTTGCTTACGAGCAGGAAGAAATAAAACGTACACTTTAA
- the nusA gene encoding transcription termination factor NusA, protein MASINLIEAFQEFKDAENIDRPTMMKVVEDVFRTLLRKKYGSDENFDVIVNAEQGDLEIFRRRMIVEDGEVEDPLAEIAYSEAIKIEPDFEVGEELIESLDLFDFGRRAILAAKQTLASRIGDLKKNVLVQKYEERLGELITAEVYQVWRKEVLLLDDDGNELILPKSEQIPQDFFKKGENIRAIISRVDVKNNTPVIILSRTNPLFLEKLLEMEVPEIAEGLITIKKIVREPGERAKVAVESYDDRIDPVGACVGMKGSRIHGIVRELKNENIDVINYTNNIQLLIQRSLTPAKISFMELDNEKKYAEVFLPQDQVSLAIGRRGVNIKLACELTGYNIDVFREDDDATEEFDIDLEEFSDEIDQWIIDELKRVGCDTARSVLALSPQELERRTDLEKETIADIRRILEEEFEKE, encoded by the coding sequence ATGGCAAGTATCAATCTGATTGAAGCATTTCAGGAGTTTAAAGACGCGGAAAATATAGACCGTCCTACGATGATGAAAGTGGTGGAAGATGTGTTCCGAACACTGCTTCGCAAAAAGTATGGAAGCGACGAAAATTTCGACGTAATCGTAAACGCCGAACAAGGCGACCTTGAAATTTTCAGACGAAGAATGATTGTGGAAGATGGCGAAGTGGAAGACCCTTTGGCGGAAATTGCTTACAGCGAAGCTATTAAAATTGAACCCGATTTTGAAGTAGGCGAAGAATTGATTGAGTCGCTTGATTTATTCGACTTTGGTCGCCGCGCTATTTTGGCTGCCAAGCAAACGCTTGCGAGCCGCATCGGCGATTTGAAGAAAAATGTATTGGTACAAAAATACGAAGAACGTCTCGGGGAATTAATTACTGCGGAAGTATATCAGGTTTGGCGCAAAGAGGTATTGTTGTTGGACGATGATGGTAATGAACTCATTCTTCCAAAATCAGAACAAATACCGCAGGATTTTTTCAAAAAAGGCGAAAACATCCGCGCTATCATTAGCCGCGTAGATGTAAAAAACAATACGCCGGTCATTATTCTCAGCCGTACAAATCCATTATTTCTTGAAAAATTATTGGAAATGGAAGTGCCTGAAATTGCAGAAGGTTTGATTACGATTAAAAAAATCGTGCGCGAGCCGGGCGAACGCGCAAAAGTTGCCGTAGAAAGTTACGATGACAGAATTGATCCCGTAGGCGCTTGTGTGGGCATGAAAGGAAGCCGCATTCACGGTATTGTACGTGAGTTGAAAAATGAAAATATTGACGTTATCAATTATACCAATAATATTCAATTGCTGATTCAGCGCTCGCTTACGCCCGCAAAAATTAGCTTTATGGAGTTGGACAATGAGAAGAAATACGCCGAAGTATTTCTTCCGCAAGACCAGGTGTCATTGGCAATCGGTCGCCGCGGTGTGAATATCAAATTGGCTTGTGAACTTACTGGCTACAATATTGATGTCTTCCGTGAAGATGATGACGCCACAGAAGAATTTGATATTGATTTGGAAGAATTCAGCGATGAAATCGACCAATGGATTATCGATGAATTGAAACGTGTAGGATGCGACACAGCGCGCAGTGTATTGGCATTGAGTCCGCAGGAACTGGAACGCAGAACCGATTTGGAAAAAGAAACCATCGCGGACATCAGGCGCATTCTCGAAGAAGAATTTGAAAAAGAGTAA
- a CDS encoding LSm family protein, with protein MSVHDKAAEIEQMLDEILSSETEFFKVGFKVKPTNNFKVYLDGDKGINIDQCIKFNRALRKMIEEKGWYPDGDFSLEVSSPGIDEPLKNIRQYKKNTGRLVEVTLTDDIKKQGILKEVSESGIIIEQKIGKGKKTVTQEADLPFVNIKTTIVQIQF; from the coding sequence ATGTCTGTTCACGATAAAGCGGCGGAAATAGAGCAAATGTTGGACGAAATATTATCGTCCGAAACCGAATTTTTCAAAGTCGGTTTTAAGGTAAAGCCTACCAACAATTTTAAAGTATATCTCGATGGAGACAAAGGCATCAATATTGACCAATGCATCAAGTTCAACAGGGCTTTGCGCAAAATGATTGAGGAAAAAGGCTGGTATCCCGACGGCGATTTTTCGCTCGAAGTTTCTTCGCCCGGTATTGACGAACCGTTGAAAAATATTCGGCAGTACAAAAAAAATACCGGTCGTTTGGTTGAAGTAACTTTGACCGATGATATAAAGAAGCAAGGCATTTTAAAAGAAGTTTCCGAAAGCGGAATTATAATAGAACAAAAAATAGGAAAAGGCAAAAAGACTGTAACGCAAGAGGCAGATTTGCCGTTTGTGAATATAAAAACAACAATTGTACAAATTCAGTTTTAA
- a CDS encoding cytochrome c maturation protein CcmE domain-containing protein, translated as MKKLHIVALVVIAAVIALLISQLGTFSTYETIASAKTKIGKTVTVIAKLDKQTLQYDPIKNPNYLTFDVTDTLGNTMKVAYYYEKPQDMEKSERIVLKGKMDNNGIFQIKDQSGILLKCPSKYKDNPNALKDEDLRASL; from the coding sequence ATGAAAAAACTGCATATAGTTGCGTTGGTTGTGATAGCTGCAGTAATCGCTTTACTGATTAGTCAATTAGGTACATTTTCGACTTACGAAACCATTGCTTCGGCAAAAACTAAAATTGGTAAAACCGTTACCGTGATTGCAAAACTTGATAAGCAAACTTTGCAATACGACCCGATTAAAAATCCGAATTATCTGACATTTGACGTAACAGACACGCTCGGCAACACGATGAAGGTGGCGTATTATTATGAAAAACCGCAGGATATGGAAAAGAGCGAACGCATTGTGCTGAAAGGCAAAATGGACAACAACGGCATTTTTCAAATCAAAGACCAAAGCGGCATTTTACTGAAATGCCCGTCGAAATACAAAGACAATCCGAACGCGCTCAAAGATGAAGACTTGCGCGCATCGCTGTAA
- the ccsA gene encoding cytochrome c biogenesis protein CcsA: MTYTGEHLFPGMLGHAASVVSLIVSLIATIAFFKSNKAVSLEEKKSWLKMARAAFIIETIAVITTIGCIYYILSHNLFEYFYAWEHSDKTLQPEYIFSCLWEGQEGSFLLWTFWNCVLGCILMLRAKKWEAPVMTVISFAQFCLATMILGLYVFHLKIGSDPFLLMRQKGILDNAPIFLDQATGGFRQDYLQFLKDGQGLNATLQNYWMVIHPPILFLGFASTIVPFAYAFAGLINKDNSWTKHSTAWAAFSGGVLGLGIMMGAAWAYESLNFGGYWAWDPVENASLVPWLVMVAGLHTNLVYNHSKYSLKITYIFYILAFSLVLYSTYLTRSGVLGDSSVHSFTGADMNIQLISFILIFLVPAFILFFLRQKQMPVAQKEENLYSREFWMFIGSLVLFLGGVIIIGRTSVPVINKIFGSKIAEPEDVLFGYNQIQIFIAIVVGLLTAVGQYLKYKDTPKKYLYEKLLTPTFISIVIAAVLFVGLKINYREHGIGFLIAIYIAVFAAIYAVLANIGYIFLVLKGKIKTSGASVAHIGFGLILFGVLLSSAKKKILSNNTTGINLMEKSKDYDPAENVPLFKGIPIDMGKYMVTYQNDSLTERDRHRVFTIHFENKQTKKTFDLYPYLLKNNRQMGGYGPTPNSKHFWNKDIYTFVSGYAGGDESADTSTFRPAELKVGDTVFYSHGRIILNKVDINKPNAAVPKIDTGEMLMSLDMTVIGKDSSRFLSTPSVLVKNDKAEVIPDTVTSQGLVIKFNRILNDQNGKLEIGIKESNALNTAITLKVIEFPFVSVLWIGVLVMVIGFWMSVYQGARRLMAKA, from the coding sequence ATGACATATACAGGCGAGCATTTATTTCCGGGAATGTTGGGACACGCGGCAAGTGTGGTTTCATTAATAGTTTCTCTAATTGCAACTATTGCATTTTTCAAATCGAATAAAGCAGTTTCGCTTGAAGAAAAAAAGAGCTGGCTAAAAATGGCACGCGCGGCTTTCATTATTGAAACGATTGCCGTAATTACAACGATTGGCTGCATTTATTACATTCTTTCACATAATTTATTTGAATATTTCTACGCTTGGGAACACAGCGATAAAACATTGCAGCCCGAATATATTTTTAGTTGTTTGTGGGAAGGTCAGGAAGGAAGTTTCTTGTTGTGGACTTTTTGGAACTGCGTGTTGGGTTGCATTTTAATGTTGCGGGCAAAAAAATGGGAAGCGCCTGTGATGACGGTTATCAGCTTTGCGCAATTTTGTTTGGCAACAATGATTTTAGGCTTATATGTTTTTCATTTGAAAATAGGCAGCGATCCTTTTCTACTAATGCGTCAAAAAGGAATTTTGGACAACGCACCTATTTTTCTTGACCAAGCAACGGGCGGTTTCAGACAAGATTATCTGCAATTTTTAAAAGATGGTCAAGGCTTGAATGCGACACTACAAAATTATTGGATGGTCATTCATCCGCCGATATTGTTCTTAGGTTTTGCTTCCACGATTGTGCCTTTTGCCTATGCTTTCGCAGGACTAATTAATAAAGATAATTCGTGGACAAAACATTCCACCGCGTGGGCAGCATTTTCGGGCGGCGTGCTTGGGTTAGGAATAATGATGGGCGCGGCTTGGGCTTACGAAAGTTTAAACTTTGGCGGTTACTGGGCTTGGGACCCTGTGGAAAATGCTTCGCTTGTGCCTTGGCTGGTAATGGTCGCGGGCTTGCATACCAACCTTGTGTATAATCATTCAAAATATTCTTTAAAGATTACTTACATCTTTTACATTCTTGCCTTCAGCCTGGTGTTATATTCTACGTATCTCACGCGCAGCGGGGTTTTGGGCGATTCATCGGTACATTCGTTCACGGGTGCGGATATGAATATTCAATTGATTAGTTTTATACTGATATTCTTAGTTCCTGCATTCATTTTATTCTTCCTTCGTCAAAAACAGATGCCTGTTGCGCAAAAAGAAGAAAACCTGTACAGTCGCGAGTTCTGGATGTTTATCGGTTCTTTAGTACTGTTTTTGGGAGGAGTCATTATTATCGGCAGAACATCTGTTCCCGTTATCAATAAAATATTCGGAAGCAAAATTGCCGAGCCGGAAGACGTCTTATTCGGCTATAATCAGATACAGATTTTCATTGCCATTGTCGTTGGATTATTAACTGCAGTTGGTCAATATCTGAAATACAAAGACACGCCGAAAAAATACTTGTACGAAAAATTATTAACGCCCACTTTCATCAGCATTGTGATTGCGGCAGTACTTTTTGTCGGTTTAAAAATCAATTACAGAGAACACGGTATCGGCTTTTTGATTGCGATTTACATTGCTGTATTTGCTGCTATTTACGCAGTTCTTGCCAATATCGGCTACATCTTTTTAGTGTTGAAAGGCAAGATAAAAACTTCCGGCGCATCGGTGGCGCACATTGGTTTCGGTTTAATATTATTTGGTGTGTTGTTATCTTCTGCCAAGAAGAAAATTCTCAGCAATAATACGACAGGAATTAACCTGATGGAAAAATCGAAAGACTATGACCCTGCGGAAAATGTGCCTTTGTTCAAAGGTATCCCAATTGATATGGGAAAATACATGGTAACTTATCAAAATGATTCGTTGACCGAGAGAGACAGACACCGCGTGTTTACCATTCATTTTGAAAATAAGCAAACGAAAAAAACATTCGACCTTTATCCGTATTTATTAAAAAATAATCGGCAGATGGGCGGCTACGGACCCACACCTAATTCAAAACATTTCTGGAACAAAGATATTTATACGTTCGTAAGCGGCTATGCGGGCGGCGATGAAAGTGCCGATACATCTACTTTCAGACCAGCAGAGCTGAAAGTCGGCGACACAGTTTTTTATTCGCACGGCAGAATTATTTTGAACAAAGTTGATATTAATAAGCCGAATGCAGCCGTTCCGAAAATTGATACCGGCGAAATGCTGATGAGTCTTGATATGACTGTCATTGGAAAAGACAGCAGCCGTTTTTTATCGACGCCTTCGGTATTGGTAAAAAATGATAAAGCAGAAGTAATTCCTGACACAGTTACGTCGCAGGGTTTGGTTATCAAATTCAACAGAATACTGAA